In Microtus ochrogaster isolate Prairie Vole_2 chromosome 4, MicOch1.0, whole genome shotgun sequence, one genomic interval encodes:
- the Pmpca gene encoding mitochondrial-processing peptidase subunit alpha isoform X1 yields MATAVWAAARLLRGSAARCARPRFGPPAHRQFSSGAPYPNIPLSSPLPGVPKPVFATVDGQEKFETKITTLDNGLRVASQNKFGQFCTVGILINSGSRYEAKYLSGIAHFLEKLAFSSTARFDSKDEILLTLEKHGGICDCQTSRDTTMYAVSADSKGLDTVVGLLADVVLHPCLTDEEIEMTRMAVQFELEDLNMRPDPEPLLTEMIHEAAFRENTVGLHRFCPAENIAKIDREVLHSYLKNYYTPDRMVLAGVGVEHEHLVECARKYLLGVQPAWGAPGAVDVDRSVAQYTGGIVKVERDMSNVSLGPTPIPELTHIMVGLESCSFLEEDFIPFAVLNMMMGGGGSFSAGGPGKGMFSRLYLNVLNRHHWMYNATSYHHSYEDTGLLCIHASADPRQVREMVEIITKEFILMGRTVDLVELERAKTQLMSMLMMNLESRPVIFEDVGRQVLATHSRKLPHELCALIRNVKPEDIKRVASKMLRGKPAVAALGDLTDLPTYEHIQAALSSRDGRLPRTYRLFR; encoded by the exons ATGGCGACGGCTGTATGGGCGGCTGCGCGGCTGCTTCGGGGCTCTGCGGCTCGGTGCGCGCGGCCCAG GTTTGGACCTCCTGCACACAGACAGTTCAGCAGTGGCGCCCCATACCCCAAcatccccctctcttctcccttacCTGGAGTGCCCAAGCCTGTCTTTGCTACAGTTGATGGACAGGAAAAGTTTGAAACCAAAATTACCACGCTGGACAATGGGCTTCGTGTGGCATCTCAAAATAAGTTTGGACAATTCTGTACCGTAGGAA TTCTTATTAATTCAGGATCACGATATGAAGCGAAGTATCTTAGTGGAATTGCCCATTTTTTGGAAAAATTGGCATTTTCG tCTACTGCTCGATTTGACAGCAAAGATGAAATTCTGCTTACCCTGGAAAAACATGGCGGTATCTGTGACTGCCAGACCTCAAG AGACACCACCATGTATGCTGTGTCTGCAGACAGCAAAGGCTTGGACACTGTGGTGGGCCTGTTGGCTGACGTGGTTCTGCACCCCTGCCTGACAG atgaagaaattgagatgACGAGGATGGCTGTCCAGTTTGAACTTGAGGACCTGAACATGAGACCTGACCCAGAGCCACTGCTCACCGAGATGATTCATGAA GCTGCTTTTAGGGAGAACACAGTGGGCCTGCACCGGTTTTGCCCTGCAGAAAACATAGCGAAGATTGATCGAGAAGTGCTGCATTCCTACCTGAAGAACTATTACACCCCCGACCGCATGGTGCTTGCTGGAGTGGGAGTGGAGCATGAGCACCTGGTAGAATGTGCCAGAAAGTACCTCCTGGGAGTTCAGCCTGCCTGGGGAGCTCCTGGAGCTGTGGATGTTGACAGATCAGTGGCACAGTACACTGGGGGGATTGTCAAG GTGGAGAGAGACATGTCCAATGTCAGCCTTGGTCCAACTCCAATTCCTGAGCTCACACACATCATGGTGGGACTAGAGAGCTGTTCCTTCCTG GAGGAGGACTTCATCCCCTTTGCTGTGCTGAATATGATGATGGGAGGAGGGGGTTCCTTCTCTGCTGGAGGGCCTGGCAAAGGCATGTTCTCCAGGCTCTACCTCAACGTGCTCAATCG GCACCACTGGATGTACAATGCAACCTCCTACCACCACAGCTATGAAGACACAGGCCTCCTGTGCATTCATGCCAGCGCAGACCCAAGACAG GTTCGAGAAATGGTGGAAATCATCACAAAGGAGTTTATCCTGATGGGCAGAACAGTGGATTTG GTGGAGCTAGAGCGGGCCAAGACGCAGCTGATGTCGATGCTCATGATGAACCTGGAGTCCAGGCCTGTGATCTTCGAGGATGTGGGGAGACAGGTGTTGGCTACACATTCAAGAAAGTTGCCCCATGAGCTATGCGCACTTATTC GCAATGTGAAGCCAGAAGATATCAAGAGAGTTGCTTCCAAGATGCTCCGTGGGAAGCCTGCTGTGGCTGCCCTGGGTGATTTGACTGACCTACCCACCTATGAGCACATCCAGGCAGCGTTGTCCAGCAGAGATGGGCGCCTGCCCAGGACATACCGACTCTTCCGGTAG
- the Pmpca gene encoding mitochondrial-processing peptidase subunit alpha isoform X2 produces MKRSILVELPIFWKNWHFRLLLDLTAKMKFCLPWKNMAVSVTARPQDTTMYAVSADSKGLDTVVGLLADVVLHPCLTDEEIEMTRMAVQFELEDLNMRPDPEPLLTEMIHEAAFRENTVGLHRFCPAENIAKIDREVLHSYLKNYYTPDRMVLAGVGVEHEHLVECARKYLLGVQPAWGAPGAVDVDRSVAQYTGGIVKVERDMSNVSLGPTPIPELTHIMVGLESCSFLEEDFIPFAVLNMMMGGGGSFSAGGPGKGMFSRLYLNVLNRHHWMYNATSYHHSYEDTGLLCIHASADPRQVREMVEIITKEFILMGRTVDLVELERAKTQLMSMLMMNLESRPVIFEDVGRQVLATHSRKLPHELCALIRNVKPEDIKRVASKMLRGKPAVAALGDLTDLPTYEHIQAALSSRDGRLPRTYRLFR; encoded by the exons ATGAAGCGAAGTATCTTAGTGGAATTGCCCATTTTTTGGAAAAATTGGCATTTTCG tCTACTGCTCGATTTGACAGCAAAGATGAAATTCTGCTTACCCTGGAAAAACATGGCGGTATCTGTGACTGCCAGACCTCAAG ACACCACCATGTATGCTGTGTCTGCAGACAGCAAAGGCTTGGACACTGTGGTGGGCCTGTTGGCTGACGTGGTTCTGCACCCCTGCCTGACAG atgaagaaattgagatgACGAGGATGGCTGTCCAGTTTGAACTTGAGGACCTGAACATGAGACCTGACCCAGAGCCACTGCTCACCGAGATGATTCATGAA GCTGCTTTTAGGGAGAACACAGTGGGCCTGCACCGGTTTTGCCCTGCAGAAAACATAGCGAAGATTGATCGAGAAGTGCTGCATTCCTACCTGAAGAACTATTACACCCCCGACCGCATGGTGCTTGCTGGAGTGGGAGTGGAGCATGAGCACCTGGTAGAATGTGCCAGAAAGTACCTCCTGGGAGTTCAGCCTGCCTGGGGAGCTCCTGGAGCTGTGGATGTTGACAGATCAGTGGCACAGTACACTGGGGGGATTGTCAAG GTGGAGAGAGACATGTCCAATGTCAGCCTTGGTCCAACTCCAATTCCTGAGCTCACACACATCATGGTGGGACTAGAGAGCTGTTCCTTCCTG GAGGAGGACTTCATCCCCTTTGCTGTGCTGAATATGATGATGGGAGGAGGGGGTTCCTTCTCTGCTGGAGGGCCTGGCAAAGGCATGTTCTCCAGGCTCTACCTCAACGTGCTCAATCG GCACCACTGGATGTACAATGCAACCTCCTACCACCACAGCTATGAAGACACAGGCCTCCTGTGCATTCATGCCAGCGCAGACCCAAGACAG GTTCGAGAAATGGTGGAAATCATCACAAAGGAGTTTATCCTGATGGGCAGAACAGTGGATTTG GTGGAGCTAGAGCGGGCCAAGACGCAGCTGATGTCGATGCTCATGATGAACCTGGAGTCCAGGCCTGTGATCTTCGAGGATGTGGGGAGACAGGTGTTGGCTACACATTCAAGAAAGTTGCCCCATGAGCTATGCGCACTTATTC GCAATGTGAAGCCAGAAGATATCAAGAGAGTTGCTTCCAAGATGCTCCGTGGGAAGCCTGCTGTGGCTGCCCTGGGTGATTTGACTGACCTACCCACCTATGAGCACATCCAGGCAGCGTTGTCCAGCAGAGATGGGCGCCTGCCCAGGACATACCGACTCTTCCGGTAG
- the Entr1 gene encoding serologically defined colon cancer antigen 3 isoform X1: MSGYARRPGAPPLSRTRSLVVPDAPAFYERRSCLPQLDCERPHGGDLHPHLFGFRPTFMCYVPSPVLAPVGDTDFGYGKGKCTKQSPTGAHETRFGGDKLEDLEEANPFSFKEFLKTKNLSLSKEDKTNSRVYPKEASRHPLGLDHSSPASQPVGYGLEYQQPFFQDPTRASNLEEEEEDGWNGTYLPSAVEQTHSSRATENSSPCGTYLSFFSNASELAGPDSLPPWTLSDTDSRISPTSPAGSPNADFTALGESLGDRHLRTLQISYEALKDENSKLRRKLSEVQSFSETQTDMVRTLERKLEAKMIKEESDFHDLESVVQQVEQNLELMTKRAVKAENHVLKLKQEVSLLQTQLSNFKRENEALRSGQGASLAVVKQNTDVALQNLHVVMNSAHASIKQLVSGAETLNLVAEILKSIDRITEVKDETDS, translated from the exons ATGTCGGGCTACGCGCGGCGGCCGGGCGCGCCCCCACTATCGAGGACGCGGAGCCTCGTGGTTCCTGACG CTCCTGCGTTCTATGAGCGCCGGTCTTGTCTCCCCCAGCTAGACTGTGAGCGCCCCCATGGCGGGGACCTGCACCCCCACCTCTTCGGCTTTCGGCCGACGTTTATGTGCTATGTGCCCAGCCCGGTGCTGGCTCCGGTAGGAGACACAG ATTTTGGCTATGGAAAGGGGAAATGTACTAAGCAAAGTCCGACGGGAGCCCATGAGACGCGCTTTGGAG GTGACAAACTTGAAGACCTTGAAGAAGCCAATCCGTTTTCCTTTAAAGAGTTTCTGAAAACCAAGAACCTCAGCCTGTCAAAAGAAGACAAGACCAACAGTCGAGTTTACCCGAAG GAAGCCTCGAGGCACCCCTTGGGACTAGACCACAGctcccctgcctcccagcccGTGGGGTATGGCCTGGAATATCAGCAGCCGTTTTTTCAAGACCCAACGAGAGCCAGcaacctggaggaggaggaggaagatggatgGAATGGCACCTACTTGCCGTCCGCCGTGGAACAGACTCATTCCTCTAGGGCCACAGAGAATTCCTCGCCCTGTGGCACCTACCTGTCCTTTTTTTCCAACGCATCAGAGCTGGCAGGTCCTGACTCTTTGCCCCCATGGACACTGAGTGACACCGACTCAAGGATCTCACCAACATCTCCAGCTGGGAGTCCTAATGCAGACTTTACAGCTCTCGGAGAGTCGCTGGGAGACAGACACCTGCGGACGCTGCAGATAAGCTATGAAGCG ctGAAAGATGAAAATTCTAAGCTCAGAAGAAAGCTAAGTGAGGTTCAGAGCTTCTCTGAAACTCAAACAGACAT GGTGAGGACGCTTGAACGAAAGTTGGAAGCGAAGATGATCAAGGAGGAGAGTGACTTCCATGACCTGGAGTCAGTGGTCCAGCAAGTCGAACAGAACCTCGAACTGATGACC AAACGAGCTGTAAAAGCAGAAAATCATGTCTTGAAGCTGAAACAGGAAGTAAGTTTGCTCCAG ACGCAGCTCTCCAACTTCAAGCGAGAGAATGAAGCCCTGCGGTCAGGCCAGGGTgccagcctggcagtggtgaagCAGAACACCGATGTGGCCTTGCAGAACCTCCATGTTGTCATGAACAGTGCACATGCATCCATAAA GCAGCTggtgtctggagcagagacactgAACCTTGTTGCTGAAATCCTTAAGTCCATCGACAGAATTACTGAAGTTAAAGATGAGACAGACTCTTGA
- the Entr1 gene encoding serologically defined colon cancer antigen 3 isoform X2, with protein MSGYARRPGAPPLSRTRSLVVPDDFGYGKGKCTKQSPTGAHETRFGGDKLEDLEEANPFSFKEFLKTKNLSLSKEDKTNSRVYPKEASRHPLGLDHSSPASQPVGYGLEYQQPFFQDPTRASNLEEEEEDGWNGTYLPSAVEQTHSSRATENSSPCGTYLSFFSNASELAGPDSLPPWTLSDTDSRISPTSPAGSPNADFTALGESLGDRHLRTLQISYEALKDENSKLRRKLSEVQSFSETQTDMVRTLERKLEAKMIKEESDFHDLESVVQQVEQNLELMTKRAVKAENHVLKLKQEVSLLQTQLSNFKRENEALRSGQGASLAVVKQNTDVALQNLHVVMNSAHASIKQLVSGAETLNLVAEILKSIDRITEVKDETDS; from the exons ATGTCGGGCTACGCGCGGCGGCCGGGCGCGCCCCCACTATCGAGGACGCGGAGCCTCGTGGTTCCTGACG ATTTTGGCTATGGAAAGGGGAAATGTACTAAGCAAAGTCCGACGGGAGCCCATGAGACGCGCTTTGGAG GTGACAAACTTGAAGACCTTGAAGAAGCCAATCCGTTTTCCTTTAAAGAGTTTCTGAAAACCAAGAACCTCAGCCTGTCAAAAGAAGACAAGACCAACAGTCGAGTTTACCCGAAG GAAGCCTCGAGGCACCCCTTGGGACTAGACCACAGctcccctgcctcccagcccGTGGGGTATGGCCTGGAATATCAGCAGCCGTTTTTTCAAGACCCAACGAGAGCCAGcaacctggaggaggaggaggaagatggatgGAATGGCACCTACTTGCCGTCCGCCGTGGAACAGACTCATTCCTCTAGGGCCACAGAGAATTCCTCGCCCTGTGGCACCTACCTGTCCTTTTTTTCCAACGCATCAGAGCTGGCAGGTCCTGACTCTTTGCCCCCATGGACACTGAGTGACACCGACTCAAGGATCTCACCAACATCTCCAGCTGGGAGTCCTAATGCAGACTTTACAGCTCTCGGAGAGTCGCTGGGAGACAGACACCTGCGGACGCTGCAGATAAGCTATGAAGCG ctGAAAGATGAAAATTCTAAGCTCAGAAGAAAGCTAAGTGAGGTTCAGAGCTTCTCTGAAACTCAAACAGACAT GGTGAGGACGCTTGAACGAAAGTTGGAAGCGAAGATGATCAAGGAGGAGAGTGACTTCCATGACCTGGAGTCAGTGGTCCAGCAAGTCGAACAGAACCTCGAACTGATGACC AAACGAGCTGTAAAAGCAGAAAATCATGTCTTGAAGCTGAAACAGGAAGTAAGTTTGCTCCAG ACGCAGCTCTCCAACTTCAAGCGAGAGAATGAAGCCCTGCGGTCAGGCCAGGGTgccagcctggcagtggtgaagCAGAACACCGATGTGGCCTTGCAGAACCTCCATGTTGTCATGAACAGTGCACATGCATCCATAAA GCAGCTggtgtctggagcagagacactgAACCTTGTTGCTGAAATCCTTAAGTCCATCGACAGAATTACTGAAGTTAAAGATGAGACAGACTCTTGA
- the Entr1 gene encoding serologically defined colon cancer antigen 3 isoform X3, producing the protein MSGYARRPGAPPLSRTRSLVVPDGDKLEDLEEANPFSFKEFLKTKNLSLSKEDKTNSRVYPKEASRHPLGLDHSSPASQPVGYGLEYQQPFFQDPTRASNLEEEEEDGWNGTYLPSAVEQTHSSRATENSSPCGTYLSFFSNASELAGPDSLPPWTLSDTDSRISPTSPAGSPNADFTALGESLGDRHLRTLQISYEALKDENSKLRRKLSEVQSFSETQTDMVRTLERKLEAKMIKEESDFHDLESVVQQVEQNLELMTKRAVKAENHVLKLKQEVSLLQTQLSNFKRENEALRSGQGASLAVVKQNTDVALQNLHVVMNSAHASIKQLVSGAETLNLVAEILKSIDRITEVKDETDS; encoded by the exons ATGTCGGGCTACGCGCGGCGGCCGGGCGCGCCCCCACTATCGAGGACGCGGAGCCTCGTGGTTCCTGACG GTGACAAACTTGAAGACCTTGAAGAAGCCAATCCGTTTTCCTTTAAAGAGTTTCTGAAAACCAAGAACCTCAGCCTGTCAAAAGAAGACAAGACCAACAGTCGAGTTTACCCGAAG GAAGCCTCGAGGCACCCCTTGGGACTAGACCACAGctcccctgcctcccagcccGTGGGGTATGGCCTGGAATATCAGCAGCCGTTTTTTCAAGACCCAACGAGAGCCAGcaacctggaggaggaggaggaagatggatgGAATGGCACCTACTTGCCGTCCGCCGTGGAACAGACTCATTCCTCTAGGGCCACAGAGAATTCCTCGCCCTGTGGCACCTACCTGTCCTTTTTTTCCAACGCATCAGAGCTGGCAGGTCCTGACTCTTTGCCCCCATGGACACTGAGTGACACCGACTCAAGGATCTCACCAACATCTCCAGCTGGGAGTCCTAATGCAGACTTTACAGCTCTCGGAGAGTCGCTGGGAGACAGACACCTGCGGACGCTGCAGATAAGCTATGAAGCG ctGAAAGATGAAAATTCTAAGCTCAGAAGAAAGCTAAGTGAGGTTCAGAGCTTCTCTGAAACTCAAACAGACAT GGTGAGGACGCTTGAACGAAAGTTGGAAGCGAAGATGATCAAGGAGGAGAGTGACTTCCATGACCTGGAGTCAGTGGTCCAGCAAGTCGAACAGAACCTCGAACTGATGACC AAACGAGCTGTAAAAGCAGAAAATCATGTCTTGAAGCTGAAACAGGAAGTAAGTTTGCTCCAG ACGCAGCTCTCCAACTTCAAGCGAGAGAATGAAGCCCTGCGGTCAGGCCAGGGTgccagcctggcagtggtgaagCAGAACACCGATGTGGCCTTGCAGAACCTCCATGTTGTCATGAACAGTGCACATGCATCCATAAA GCAGCTggtgtctggagcagagacactgAACCTTGTTGCTGAAATCCTTAAGTCCATCGACAGAATTACTGAAGTTAAAGATGAGACAGACTCTTGA